From Nicotiana tabacum cultivar K326 chromosome 22, ASM71507v2, whole genome shotgun sequence, one genomic window encodes:
- the LOC107761445 gene encoding cysteine proteinase inhibitor A, protein MATLGGIREAGGSENSLEINDLARFAVDEHNKKQNALLEFGKVVNVKEQVVAGTMYYITLEATEGGKKKAYEAKVWVKPWQNFKQLEDFKLIGDAASA, encoded by the exons ATGGCAACTCTAGGAGGAATTCGTGAGGCAGGAGGATCTGAGAACAGTCTTGAGATCAATgatcttgctcgctttgctgttGATGAACACAACAAGAAACAG AATGCACTTCTGGAGTTCGGAAAGGTTGTTAATGTGAAGGAACAAGTGGTTGCTGGAACCATGTACTACATAACACTGGAGGCAACTGAAGGTGGTAAGAAGAAAGCATACGAAGCCAAGGTCTGGGTGAAGCCGTGGCAGAACTTCAAGCAATTGGAAGACTTCAAGCTTATTGGGGATGCCGCTAGTGCTTAA
- the LOC107761530 gene encoding uncharacterized protein LOC107761530, producing MQRSNQQTHFLSMEKSSSSTSASTYSLLAFLVISLRVITTCLAMNISTDQSSLLALKARITSDPNNILSTNWSSSTTVCKWIGITCGSRHQRVTVLNISGLGFNGTIPPQLGNLSFLVSLDLSHNYFHGELPSEISHLPRLRAIDLSDNYLTGQIPSFSGDIRMLSLEINSFSGFIPSSISRIKNLEFLKLGYNNLEGNIPRGIATDLQSLKLLSFGFNKLNGSNVLSIFNISLLEDLDLEKSGLSGNLPSDLCRRLPRLRKLELNFNKLRGQIPRTISECSLLQVLSLMENNLDGTIPRELGNLKLLQDLTLGNNTLEGTIPSEIGHLYNLKLLVMEKNKLKGPIPLTIFNISSLEFLYMSGNMLEGPLPRDIGNLTMLTALDLGNNHLTGVIPDELGNLQELVDLSLYLNNFSGSIPIGIFNISTLESISLSDNHFSGNLPSTIGHGLPNIEGIFLGENNINGILPSSISNLSKLTALELGGNELTGSIPKSLVNLRLLEVLHLQSNSFIGETSTLSFITPLINLVDLRLSFNPLNALLPKSIGNLSLQWFSAIGCNLKGHIPNEIGNLINLSSLELEDNDFTGIVPTTISSLKNLQQLSLGVNRISGPFPNGLCELSSLFFLKLSQNQMWGSIPTCLGDLTSLREVYLDSNNFTSSIPSSLWNLKDILKLNLSSNFFNGSLPLEFGNLKAAILLDLSWNQLSGNIPNTLGTLLKVTQLYLAHNRIEGSIPETFGKLVNLEALDLSYNNMSGVIPKSLEELKQLDSFNVSFNRLHGEIPSGGPFVHLPFQSFMSNKGLCGNPQKHVPPCPSNSKKRRLIWILVASLVIFVVGVVSSIVFILMRRRGKTINTEDEWTPEIAPQRISYYELQRATQSFDGNNLIGSGSFGSVYKGTLADGMIVAIKVFNVQMEGTFQTFDTECEILRNLRHRNLTKIISSCCNLDFKALILEYMPNESLDKLLYSRDYCLNIMQRLNIMVDVASALEYLHHGYSVPVIHCDLKPSNVLLDNDMVGHLTDFGIAKLLTKEESIAHTTTFATIGYIAPEYGLEGLVSKRSDVYSYGIVLLETFIKKKPNDEMFAGDLNLRSYVHNSLPDELNKIIDADLLTLDEENLSQKLQCVSSIMELAMNCTANIATERMNMTNVVAALKKIKQKLSSCYQTTLRHDIRYFNSIFHFERKKL from the exons ATGCAAAGATCCAACCAACAAACACACTTCCTTTCAATGGAGAAATCCTCCTCCTCCACCTCCGCCTCTACCTATTCGCTATTAGCATTTTTAGTAATATCTCTTCGCGTTATAACAACGTGCTTAGCGATGAATATAAGCACGGATCAATCTTCTCTTCTGGCGCTAAAAGCGCGCATCACTTCAGATCCTAATAACATTCTTTCAACAAATTGGTCTTCTTCAACCACAGTTTGTAAATGGATTGGAATTACTTGTGGTTCTCGTCATCAACGAGTTACTGTACTGAATATTTCAGGTTTAGGGTTTAATGGTACTATCCCTCCACAACTTGGAAACCTCTCTTTTCTTGTTTCACTTGATCTAAGCCACAACTATTTCCATGGCGAATTACCATCAGAAATCTCTCATTTACCAAGATTGAGAGCCATTGATCTTAGTGACAACTACTTAACTGGTCAAATTCCTTCGTTTTCGGGTGATATTCGAATGTTGTCTCTTGAAATAAATAGTTTCAGTGGGTTCATTCCTTCTTCTATCTCAAGAATCAAGAATCTTGAATTCTTGAAACTAGGTTACAACAATTTGGAAGGAAATATTCCTAGAGGAATAGCCACTGATCTTCAGAGTTTGAAATTGTTGAGCTTTGGATTCAATAAACTCAATGGCTCAAATGTGCTATCTATATTCAACATCTCATTACTAGAAGATTTGGATCTTGAAAAATCTGGTTTAAGTGGTAATCTTCCATCTGATTTGTGTCGTCGTCTTCCCAGATTGCGAAAGCTTGAACTTAATTTTAATAAGTTAAGAGGACAGATACCAAGAACCATTTCTGAATGCTCACTACTTCAAGTTCTATCTTTGATGGAAAATAACTTAGATGGAACAATTCCAAGAGAACTAGGTAACTTAAAGCTGCTGCAAGATTTAACTCTTGGAAATAATACGTTAGAAG GCACAATTCCATCTGAGATTGGTCATCTTTATAACTTGAAGTTGTTAGTCatggaaaaaaataaattaaagggcCCGATCCCTTTAACCATATTCAACATTTCATCACTTGAATTTTTATATATGAGTGGTAACATGCTTGAAGGACCTTTACCAAGAGACATTGGAAATTTGACTATGCTTACTGCACTTGATCTTGGAAATAATCACTTGACAG GTGTAATTCCAGATGAACTTGGTAACCTTCAAGAGTTGGTGGACCTTTCATTGTATTTGAATAACTTTAGTGGTTCTATCCCTATTGGTATCTTCAATATCTCTACTCTTGAATCTATTTCACTATCAGATAACCACTTTTCAGGTAATCTTCCTTCAACTATAGGCCATGGTTTACCTAATATTGAAGGAATATTTCTAGGTGAAAACAATATTAATGGTATTTTACCAAGTTCCATCTCAAATTTGTCTAAGCTTACAGCTCTTGAACTAGGTGGAAATGAACTTACAGGTTCCATTCCTAAATCTCTAGTAAACTTAAGACTTCTTGAAGTTCTCCACTTACAAAGCAACTCCTTTATTGGTGAAACTTCAACATTGAGCTTCATTACTCCTTTGATAAACTTAGTAGATTTGAGGTTATCTTTCAATCCCCTAAATGCATTGCTTCCAAAGTCTATTGGCAATCTTTCTCTTCAATGGTTTTCGGCGATAGGTTGTAATCTCAAGGGTCATATTCCAaatgaaattggaaatttgataaATTTATCTTCTTTGGAGCTAGAAGATAATGACTTTACTGGCATTGTCCCGACGACGATAAGTTCTTTGAAAAACCTTCAACAACTTTCACTTGGTGTAAATAGAATAAGTGGTCCTTTTCCAAATGGTTTGTGTGAGCTATCTAGCTTGTTTTTTCTAAAACTTTCACAAAATCAAATGTGGGGAAGTATTCCTACATGTTTAGGGGATTTGACTTCCCTAAGGGAGGTTTATCTTGATTCTAATAACTTCACTTCTAGCATACCTTCAAGTCTATGGAATCTCAAAGACATCTTGAAGTTGAACTTGTCGTCTAATTTCTTCAATGGCTCTCTACCACTAGAATTTGGAAATCTCAAGGCTGCAATACTTCTGGATCTTTCATGGAATCAATTATCTGGCAACATACCAAATACATTAGGAACTCTACTGAAAGTGACTCAACTATATTTGGCTCATAACAGAATTGAAGGATCAATTCCTGAGACATTTGGAAAACTCGTAAATTTGGAAGCATTGGATCTTTCATATAACAATATGTCTGGTGTGATTCCAAAGTCATTAGAGGAACTTAAGCAACTAGACTCCTTTAATGTCTCGTTCAATAGGTTACACGGGGAAATTCCGAGTGGAGGGCCTTTTGTCCATCTTCCTTTCCAATCTTTCATGTCGAATAAAGGATTATGTGGTAACCCTCAAAAGCATGTCCCCCCTTGTCCTTCtaattcaaagaaaagaagattGATATGGATTTTAGTTGCCTCTTTGGTTATCTTTGTAGTAGGGGTTGTTTCATCAATAGTTTTCATATTGATGAGACGTCGGGGTAAAACAATCAATACTGAAGATGAGTGGACACCTGAGATAGCACCACAAAGAATTTCTTACTATGAACTTCAAAGAGCAACTCAGAGCTTTGATGGAAATAACTTGATAGGTAGTGGAAGTTTTGGTTCTGTTTACAAAGGGACATTGGCAGATGGGATGATAGTTGCTATTAAAGTTTTCAATGTGCAGATGGAAGGTACATTTCAAACTTTTGATACAGAATGTGAAATCTTGCGGAATCTTCGTCACAGAAATCTCACCAAGATCATAAGCAGTTGTTGTAACTTGGATTTTAAAGCATTGATACTTGAGTACATGCCAAATGAGAGCTTAGACAAGTTgctatattcgcgagattattGTTTGAATATAATGCAAAGATTGAATATCATGGTTGATGTTGCTTCTGCACTGGAATATCTCCATCATGGTTACTCAGTACCGGTTATTCACTGTGATCTGAAGCCTAGCAACGTGTTACTTGACAATGACATGGTGGGACACCTAACTGACTTTGGCATTGCCAAACTTTTGACTAAGGAAGAATCTATTGCTCACACTACAACCTTTGCCACAATTGGTTACATTGCTCCAG aGTATGGTTTGGAAGGCCTTGTATCCAAGAGGTCTGATGTTTATAGTTATGGTATCGTGTTGCTGGAAACCTTTATAAAGAAGAAACCTAATGATGAAATGTTCGCGggagatttgaatttgagaaGCTACGTGCATAATTCGCTTCCAGATGAGCTGAATAAAATCATAGATGCCGACTTACTAACACTAGATGAAGAAAACTTAAGTCAAAAGCTGCAATGTGTATCATCAATCATGGAGTTAGCCATGAATTGCACCGCTAATATTGCAACTGAAAGGATGAACATGACTAATGTTGTAGCAGCATTGAAAAAGATCAAACAGAAGCTTTCTTCATGTTATCAAACGACCTTACGACATGACATCAGGTACTTTAATTCCATAtttcattttgaaagaaaaaagttaTAA